From Saccharothrix espanaensis DSM 44229, the proteins below share one genomic window:
- a CDS encoding S1 family peptidase: MSRLRMPLVALAVMTTVGGFTAAVPPAFGDTSTAEQPVLAAMRRDLGVADPVARLAAERAAAHADRGLRAALGPRLGGSWFDADRGTLVVAVTDARAAAVVRTRGAQPRIVTRTEAALDTAKVLLDRAATSAPASVPGWQTDPAANAVVVKHAPGTADRARAWVAGTGADPAAVIYAESLERPRPLIDVVGGNRYWTSQYGCSVGFSVQGGFITAGHCGEVGETTTQPGGRFEGSSFPTDDMAFVRTGAGETPVGAVNDYNGGRVAVKGSQEAPVGASICRSGGTTGWHCGTIRSRNATVDYGPEIGKVYQAIETTACAEPGDSGGSAISDGQAQGVTSGGSGDCKGGAATTYFQPVPEILTRYSVTLLTSDGGPGTPPGCGTSATGNLTSGGSAVQPTAGSYTAAAGVHKGCLKGPAGTDFDLYLQQQSGTTWRTVASGTGADSTETVTHTGTAGKYRWLVRSYSGSGRFTLETTKP; encoded by the coding sequence ATGTCCAGACTGCGTATGCCGCTCGTAGCGCTGGCGGTGATGACCACTGTCGGGGGTTTCACCGCGGCGGTGCCACCGGCGTTCGGCGACACCTCGACCGCTGAGCAACCGGTGCTCGCCGCGATGCGGCGCGACCTCGGTGTCGCCGACCCGGTGGCCCGGCTCGCGGCCGAACGCGCCGCGGCCCACGCGGACCGGGGGCTGCGCGCGGCCCTCGGTCCGCGACTGGGCGGCAGCTGGTTCGACGCCGACCGCGGCACGCTCGTCGTCGCGGTCACCGACGCCCGCGCCGCCGCGGTGGTGCGGACCAGGGGCGCGCAGCCCCGGATCGTCACCCGCACCGAGGCCGCGCTGGACACCGCCAAGGTGCTGCTCGACCGCGCCGCGACGAGCGCCCCGGCGTCCGTGCCGGGGTGGCAGACCGACCCGGCGGCCAACGCCGTCGTGGTCAAGCACGCGCCCGGTACGGCGGACCGGGCGCGTGCGTGGGTCGCCGGCACCGGTGCCGACCCGGCGGCGGTGATCTACGCCGAGAGCCTGGAGCGCCCGCGCCCGCTGATCGACGTCGTCGGCGGCAACCGGTACTGGACCAGCCAGTACGGTTGCTCGGTCGGGTTCTCCGTGCAGGGCGGGTTCATCACCGCCGGGCACTGCGGCGAGGTCGGCGAGACCACGACCCAGCCGGGCGGCCGGTTCGAGGGCTCCAGCTTCCCGACCGACGACATGGCGTTCGTGCGCACCGGCGCGGGGGAGACCCCGGTCGGCGCGGTCAACGACTACAACGGCGGCCGGGTCGCGGTGAAGGGGTCGCAGGAGGCGCCGGTCGGCGCGTCGATCTGCCGGTCCGGTGGCACGACCGGCTGGCACTGCGGCACGATCCGGTCCCGCAACGCGACCGTCGACTACGGCCCGGAGATCGGCAAGGTCTACCAGGCGATCGAGACCACGGCGTGCGCCGAGCCCGGCGACTCCGGCGGTTCGGCGATCTCCGACGGCCAGGCCCAGGGCGTGACCTCCGGCGGGTCCGGCGACTGCAAGGGCGGCGCGGCCACCACGTACTTCCAGCCCGTGCCGGAGATCCTGACCCGGTACAGCGTCACCCTGCTGACCTCCGACGGCGGTCCGGGCACCCCGCCCGGCTGCGGCACGTCCGCGACCGGCAACCTCACCTCCGGCGGCAGCGCGGTCCAGCCGACGGCGGGCTCCTACACCGCCGCGGCGGGCGTGCACAAGGGCTGCCTGAAGGGCCCGGCGGGCACGGACTTCGACCTGTACCTGCAACAGCAGAGCGGGACGACGTGGCGCACGGTCGCGTCCGGCACGGGCGCCGACTCGACCGAGACCGTCACCCACACCGGCACGGCCGGCAAGTACCGCTGGCTGGTGCGCTCCTACAGCGGCTCCGGCCGGTTCACCCTGGAGACGACCAAGCCCTAG
- a CDS encoding LysR family transcriptional regulator, with the protein MELEVRHLRALAAIDDTGSLTRAARLLGMTQPALSGLLKRIEHSVGGALFFRAEYGCLPTPLGAEVLGEARVVLNSMSAIAERVGEWSRRGGPSDPLRVGGYCGYLHVVVSRWLRDQPWCADVSVQEDTDERISVEKVAIGDLDLALVYRPPLPGLTTPPGVASVVVHPAEPVFVMMAHDHPIARSGPVPLADIFDHAWVDEPPGATRWWTYLSQVCHEHDLTLRQPHNPQCLATLLELVRAKLAVGPALATSRNRPDGIVVRAIEGTPMWQELRLFYRPDTVVAQHIEEIHHQVMVAYSARQGCSPAFDAWWCERGRELLTAV; encoded by the coding sequence GTGGAGCTGGAAGTACGCCACCTGCGCGCGTTGGCCGCGATCGACGACACCGGCAGCCTGACCCGGGCGGCCCGGCTGCTGGGGATGACCCAGCCCGCGCTGTCCGGCCTGCTCAAGCGGATCGAGCACAGCGTCGGCGGCGCGCTGTTCTTCCGCGCCGAGTACGGCTGCCTGCCCACGCCGCTGGGCGCGGAGGTGCTGGGCGAGGCGCGGGTGGTGCTCAACAGCATGTCCGCGATCGCCGAGCGGGTGGGCGAGTGGTCCCGGCGCGGCGGCCCGTCGGACCCGCTGCGGGTCGGCGGCTACTGCGGCTACCTGCACGTCGTGGTGAGCCGGTGGCTGCGCGACCAGCCGTGGTGCGCGGACGTGAGCGTGCAGGAGGACACCGACGAGCGGATCAGCGTGGAGAAGGTGGCGATCGGCGACCTGGACCTGGCGCTGGTCTACCGGCCGCCGCTGCCGGGCCTCACCACGCCGCCGGGCGTGGCCAGCGTCGTGGTGCACCCGGCGGAGCCGGTGTTCGTGATGATGGCGCACGACCACCCGATCGCCCGGTCCGGCCCGGTGCCGCTGGCCGACATCTTCGACCACGCCTGGGTGGACGAGCCGCCGGGCGCGACCCGCTGGTGGACCTACCTCAGCCAGGTGTGCCACGAGCACGACCTGACGCTGCGCCAGCCGCACAACCCGCAGTGCCTGGCGACCCTGCTCGAACTGGTGCGGGCCAAGCTCGCGGTCGGTCCGGCGCTGGCGACCAGCCGCAACCGCCCGGACGGCATCGTGGTGCGGGCCATCGAGGGCACCCCGATGTGGCAGGAGCTGCGGCTGTTCTACCGGCCGGACACGGTGGTGGCCCAGCACATCGAGGAGATCCACCACCAGGTGATGGTCGCGTACTCGGCCCGTCAGGGGTGCAGCCCGGCGTTCGACGCGTGGTGGTGCGAACGGGGCCGCGAACTGCTGACGGCGGTCTGA
- a CDS encoding alpha/beta fold hydrolase codes for MESTHSFGTSAYLDLGGRKLHHMSRGTGGPVVVFESGLGFSRSTWGLVQPVVARHVQAVVYDRAGTGRSDPDPRPRTLEHLADDLGALLDALGPGPFVLVGHSWGGAIVRVAAARRPDRVHGLVLVDQSDENADLYFTPAAAKRFALTARLTPALARSGLYKLLGGRLGRAQPADVLADHHAEDFGPAAARATVAELEPFVAELRALRENPPRLGDLPVTVVTGTRPTRLDRAVRQGMNDAHRRTAAALANGRLVEAARSAHLVLFDQPDLLVAEVLRLVRS; via the coding sequence GTGGAGAGCACTCATTCGTTCGGCACGAGCGCGTACCTCGACCTCGGTGGCCGCAAGCTGCACCACATGTCCCGAGGCACCGGCGGCCCGGTCGTCGTGTTCGAGTCCGGCCTGGGGTTCTCCCGGTCCACGTGGGGACTCGTGCAGCCGGTCGTCGCGCGGCACGTCCAAGCCGTCGTCTACGACCGCGCCGGCACCGGGCGCAGCGACCCCGACCCGCGGCCGCGCACCCTGGAACACCTCGCCGACGACCTCGGCGCGCTGCTCGACGCCCTCGGCCCCGGCCCGTTCGTCCTGGTCGGCCACAGCTGGGGCGGGGCGATCGTGCGGGTCGCCGCCGCGCGCCGGCCGGACCGGGTGCACGGCCTGGTGCTGGTCGACCAGTCCGACGAGAACGCCGACCTGTACTTCACCCCGGCCGCCGCCAAGCGGTTCGCGCTGACCGCGCGGCTCACCCCGGCGCTGGCCAGGTCCGGGCTGTACAAGCTGCTCGGCGGCCGGCTCGGCCGGGCCCAGCCCGCCGACGTGCTCGCCGACCACCACGCCGAGGACTTCGGCCCGGCCGCCGCCCGCGCGACGGTCGCCGAGCTGGAACCCTTCGTGGCCGAGCTGCGCGCGCTGCGCGAGAACCCGCCGCGGCTGGGCGACCTGCCGGTCACCGTGGTCACCGGCACCCGGCCGACCCGGCTGGACCGGGCGGTGCGCCAGGGCATGAACGACGCCCACCGCCGCACCGCCGCCGCGCTGGCCAACGGCCGGCTGGTGGAGGCCGCCCGGTCGGCGCACCTGGTGCTGTTCGACCAGCCCGACCTGCTGGTGGCCGAGGTCCTGCGACTGGTCCGGAGCTGA
- a CDS encoding TetR/AcrR family transcriptional regulator, translating to MSTPPKRAKTGGRVARVTAESVLAAGRQVGLAALSVQAVAEVLGVSATAVYRHVPSRAALERLVGESVVAELDLVTGPDESAAGHLLRFAARLREFALANPGVGGYLQRVFPRGPSGSRLLAHEVAVLGGWGYRPDAAIALSGAVGTVALGLTATEECRFASGPEERAESAAAMADHPDLLAGRAMLPAVPPETYFALLMAAVVDGLLRRLPPGRPVTDLLV from the coding sequence ATGTCAACGCCCCCGAAACGGGCCAAGACCGGCGGCCGGGTCGCCCGGGTGACGGCGGAGTCGGTGCTGGCGGCCGGCCGCCAGGTCGGGTTGGCGGCGCTGTCGGTCCAGGCGGTGGCCGAGGTGCTGGGCGTCAGCGCCACCGCCGTCTACCGGCACGTGCCGAGCCGGGCCGCGCTGGAACGGCTGGTCGGCGAGTCGGTCGTGGCCGAGTTGGACCTGGTCACCGGCCCGGACGAGTCGGCGGCCGGCCACCTGCTCCGCTTCGCCGCCCGGCTGCGCGAGTTCGCGCTGGCCAACCCCGGTGTCGGCGGCTACCTCCAGCGGGTGTTCCCGCGCGGACCCAGCGGCAGTCGGCTGTTGGCGCACGAGGTCGCGGTGCTGGGCGGGTGGGGCTACCGGCCCGACGCGGCCATCGCGCTCAGCGGAGCCGTGGGCACGGTCGCGCTCGGCCTCACGGCGACCGAGGAGTGCCGCTTCGCGTCCGGACCGGAGGAGCGCGCCGAGTCGGCGGCGGCGATGGCGGACCACCCCGACCTCCTCGCGGGACGGGCGATGCTGCCCGCGGTGCCCCCGGAGACGTACTTCGCACTGCTGATGGCCGCCGTGGTGGACGGCCTGCTGCGCCGGCTGCCGCCGGGCCGCCCGGTCACCGACCTGCTGGTCTGA
- a CDS encoding AfsR/SARP family transcriptional regulator, translating to MEVRIALLGEVVAHVGGQRVDLGPAKQRCVLAALAVDLDRAVSVTRLAERVWGARPPLRARDTLSSYVSRLRRLGVVLDRRSGGYALVVEDDAVDLHRFRALCAQARRAGDDRAAALLTEALGLWRGDPLGGLDGDWAAGERDRLRQERLGVESELTDVRLRLGQGAGLVAELSARVVEHPLDERVAAQYLLALYRAGRAADALEHYRGLHARLVDELGTDPGPALRELHGRILNGDPALTGPVRATLAVTPRQLPAAPAPFVGRHHELDRLDAALAQSGGTVVISAIAGAGGIGKTWLALHWAHRNLDRFPDGQLFVDLRGFSPDGTPITSAAAVRGFLDALGADPAKIPVDPHAQAALFRSLVADKRVLVVLDNAADTGQVADLLPGTSCTVLVTSRNRLTGLITGHSAQHLPLDTLADPEARALLTDRLGADRIAAEPAAVTELIALCGGFPLALCIIAGHAADGRPLAALVADLREFGLVALDDGDPAASLPAVFSWSYRALTEPQARLFALLGVAPGPDIGLAGAAALAGLPPVRVRALLRELEQASLVAQDAAGRYGMHDLIRRFAVDQAEQLDTGAALRRLTAFHLHTGHAGNLLLHPYVTPIDLDPLPDDVRPVALTDDTAALAWFDAEHACLLAAVDAALERGDDLVVWQLAWTLNNYHFRRGDRHNQLAVWGHALAAAQRLDDPAAQILAHRNVGRANADVDRPEEAMDHLYQALELAGRTGARADEAHTHHALTWSWIQRGDDQRALEHGEASLAIHRTLGNPAWEADALNAVGWCAARLGRHDYAREQCRAALDLHRRHQDRDGEADTLDSLGFIDHQTGNHEDAVEHYTAAVALYGELGNTYQAVNTLDRLAESLSALGRPDAARDAWQEAETLYRAQQRGEEADEVLRKLAALG from the coding sequence ATGGAGGTTCGGATCGCCCTGTTGGGCGAGGTGGTGGCCCACGTGGGCGGGCAGCGGGTGGACCTCGGGCCCGCCAAGCAGCGGTGCGTGCTGGCCGCGCTGGCGGTCGACCTCGACCGGGCCGTGTCGGTGACCCGGCTCGCCGAACGGGTCTGGGGCGCGCGGCCGCCCCTGCGCGCCCGCGACACGCTGTCCAGCTACGTGTCCCGGCTGCGCCGGCTCGGCGTCGTGCTCGACCGCCGGTCCGGCGGGTACGCGCTGGTCGTCGAGGACGACGCGGTCGACCTGCACCGGTTCCGCGCGCTGTGCGCGCAGGCCCGCCGCGCGGGCGACGACCGCGCCGCCGCGCTGCTCACCGAGGCGCTCGGGCTGTGGCGGGGCGACCCGCTGGGCGGCCTCGACGGCGACTGGGCGGCGGGCGAGCGCGACCGGCTGCGCCAGGAACGGCTCGGCGTCGAGTCGGAGCTGACCGACGTGCGGCTGCGGCTCGGGCAGGGCGCGGGCCTGGTGGCCGAGCTGTCCGCCCGGGTGGTCGAGCACCCCCTGGACGAGCGGGTCGCCGCCCAGTACCTGCTCGCCCTCTACCGGGCCGGCCGGGCCGCCGACGCGCTGGAGCACTACCGGGGCCTGCACGCGCGCCTGGTGGACGAGCTCGGCACCGACCCCGGACCGGCGCTGCGTGAGCTGCACGGCCGGATCCTCAACGGCGACCCGGCGCTGACCGGCCCGGTCCGCGCCACGCTCGCGGTCACCCCGCGCCAACTGCCCGCCGCGCCCGCCCCGTTCGTCGGCCGCCACCACGAGCTGGACCGGCTGGACGCGGCGCTGGCCCAGTCCGGCGGCACGGTGGTGATCTCGGCGATCGCCGGCGCGGGCGGGATCGGCAAGACGTGGCTGGCGCTGCACTGGGCGCACCGCAACCTGGACCGGTTCCCGGACGGCCAGCTGTTCGTGGACCTGCGCGGGTTCAGCCCCGACGGCACGCCGATCACCTCCGCCGCGGCGGTCCGCGGGTTCCTCGACGCGCTCGGCGCGGACCCCGCCAAGATCCCGGTCGACCCGCACGCCCAGGCCGCGCTGTTCCGCAGCCTGGTGGCCGACAAGCGGGTGCTGGTCGTGCTGGACAACGCCGCCGACACCGGCCAGGTCGCCGACCTGCTGCCGGGCACCTCCTGCACCGTCCTGGTGACCAGCCGCAACCGGCTGACGGGCCTGATCACCGGCCACTCGGCGCAGCACCTGCCGCTGGACACGCTGGCCGACCCGGAGGCCCGCGCGCTGCTGACCGACCGGCTCGGCGCGGACCGGATCGCCGCCGAACCCGCCGCGGTGACCGAGCTGATCGCGCTGTGCGGCGGCTTCCCGCTGGCGCTGTGCATCATCGCGGGCCACGCCGCCGATGGCCGCCCGCTCGCCGCGCTGGTCGCCGACCTGCGCGAGTTCGGCCTGGTCGCGCTGGACGACGGCGACCCGGCAGCCAGCCTGCCGGCGGTCTTCTCGTGGTCCTACCGGGCGCTGACCGAGCCGCAGGCGCGGCTGTTCGCGCTGCTGGGCGTCGCGCCGGGCCCGGACATCGGCCTGGCGGGCGCGGCGGCGCTGGCCGGCCTGCCGCCGGTCCGGGTGCGGGCCCTGCTGCGCGAGCTGGAGCAGGCGTCGCTGGTGGCGCAGGACGCCGCCGGCCGCTACGGGATGCACGACCTGATCCGCCGGTTCGCCGTCGACCAGGCCGAACAGCTCGACACCGGGGCCGCGCTGCGCAGGCTCACCGCCTTCCACCTGCACACCGGCCACGCCGGCAACCTGCTGCTGCACCCGTACGTGACGCCGATCGACCTCGACCCGCTGCCCGACGACGTCCGGCCGGTGGCGCTGACCGACGACACGGCGGCGCTGGCGTGGTTCGACGCCGAGCACGCCTGCCTGCTGGCCGCCGTCGACGCCGCTCTGGAGCGGGGCGACGACCTCGTGGTGTGGCAGCTCGCGTGGACGTTGAACAACTACCACTTCCGGCGGGGCGACCGGCACAACCAACTCGCCGTGTGGGGCCACGCGCTGGCGGCGGCGCAACGGCTCGACGACCCGGCCGCGCAGATCCTGGCCCACCGCAACGTCGGCCGCGCCAACGCCGACGTGGACCGGCCCGAAGAGGCCATGGACCACCTCTACCAGGCGCTGGAACTGGCCGGTCGGACCGGCGCGCGGGCCGACGAGGCGCACACCCACCACGCGCTGACCTGGTCGTGGATCCAGCGCGGCGACGACCAGCGCGCCCTGGAGCACGGTGAGGCCTCGCTGGCGATCCACCGCACGCTCGGCAACCCGGCGTGGGAGGCCGACGCGCTCAACGCGGTGGGCTGGTGCGCGGCCCGCCTCGGCCGGCACGACTACGCCCGCGAGCAGTGCCGGGCGGCGCTGGACCTGCACCGCCGCCACCAGGACCGCGACGGCGAGGCGGACACACTGGACAGCCTGGGGTTCATCGACCACCAGACCGGCAACCACGAGGACGCCGTCGAGCACTACACGGCCGCCGTCGCGCTCTACGGCGAACTCGGCAACACCTACCAGGCGGTCAACACCCTCGACCGGCTGGCCGAGTCGCTGAGCGCGCTGGGCCGCCCCGACGCCGCGCGCGACGCGTGGCAGGAGGCCGAAACCCTGTACCGGGCGCAGCAACGCGGCGAAGAGGCCGACGAGGTGCTCCGCAAGCTCGCCGCGCTGGGCTGA
- a CDS encoding glutamate decarboxylase produces MPLDHPPDSGRDHVSVNPVFTGEPARIPRNRLPDAELDADTAYQVVHDELMLDGNARLNLATFVTTWMEPRARALMVECFDKNMIDKDEYPRTADLEQRCVRMLADLWHAVDPDHATGCSTTGSSEACMLAGLALKRRWQHRRRAAGLPTDRPNIVMGANVQVCWEKFANYWDVEARLVPMSGDRFHLTADEAAARCDENTIGVVAVLGSTFDGSYEPVAEICAKLDTFQAVTGLDVPVHVDGASGAMVAPFCDPDLGWDFTLPRVASINTSGHKYGLVYPGVGWVVWRDAHALPDDLVFKVDYLGGEMPTFALNFSRPGAQVVAQYYTFLRLGRDGLRRVQRYSREVAADLAARIAGLGAFRLLTDGTQLPVFAFTLAEGERGYSVYDVSAALRERGWLVPAYRFPADRQDLEVLRIVVRNGFTHDLADLLLEALTGALPRLRAQTAPRHGPESAAFSHGAATPGSAP; encoded by the coding sequence GTGCCGCTCGACCACCCGCCGGACTCCGGCCGCGACCACGTGTCGGTCAACCCCGTGTTCACCGGCGAGCCCGCCCGGATCCCGCGCAACCGGCTGCCCGACGCCGAGCTGGACGCCGACACCGCCTACCAGGTGGTGCACGACGAGCTGATGCTGGACGGCAACGCGCGGCTCAACCTGGCCACCTTCGTCACCACCTGGATGGAGCCCCGGGCGCGGGCGCTGATGGTGGAGTGCTTCGACAAGAACATGATCGACAAGGACGAGTACCCGCGCACCGCCGACCTGGAGCAGCGGTGCGTGCGGATGCTCGCCGACCTGTGGCACGCGGTCGACCCGGACCACGCCACCGGCTGCTCGACCACCGGCTCCAGCGAGGCGTGCATGCTGGCGGGCCTGGCGCTCAAGCGCCGCTGGCAGCACCGCCGCCGGGCCGCGGGCCTGCCGACCGACCGGCCCAACATCGTGATGGGCGCGAACGTCCAGGTGTGCTGGGAGAAGTTCGCGAACTACTGGGACGTCGAGGCGCGGCTGGTCCCGATGTCCGGTGACCGGTTCCACCTCACCGCCGACGAGGCCGCCGCGCGCTGCGACGAGAACACCATCGGCGTGGTGGCGGTGCTCGGCTCGACCTTCGACGGCAGCTACGAGCCGGTCGCGGAGATCTGCGCCAAGCTCGACACCTTCCAGGCCGTCACCGGGTTGGACGTCCCGGTGCACGTCGACGGCGCGTCCGGCGCGATGGTCGCCCCGTTCTGCGACCCGGACCTGGGGTGGGACTTCACCCTGCCGCGGGTGGCATCGATCAACACGTCGGGTCACAAGTACGGGCTGGTCTACCCCGGCGTCGGCTGGGTGGTGTGGCGTGACGCCCACGCCCTGCCCGACGACCTGGTGTTCAAGGTCGACTACCTGGGCGGCGAGATGCCGACGTTCGCGCTGAACTTCTCCCGGCCGGGCGCGCAGGTCGTCGCGCAGTACTACACGTTCCTGCGGCTGGGCCGGGACGGGCTGCGGCGGGTGCAGCGGTACTCCCGGGAGGTCGCCGCGGACCTGGCCGCGCGGATCGCCGGGCTCGGCGCGTTCCGGCTGCTCACCGACGGCACCCAGCTGCCGGTGTTCGCGTTCACGCTGGCCGAGGGCGAGCGCGGCTACTCGGTCTACGACGTCTCGGCGGCCCTGCGGGAACGGGGCTGGCTGGTGCCAGCGTACCGGTTCCCGGCCGACCGGCAGGACCTGGAGGTGCTGCGGATCGTGGTGCGCAACGGGTTCACCCACGACCTGGCCGACCTGCTGCTGGAGGCGTTGACCGGCGCGCTGCCCCGGCTGCGCGCGCAGACCGCGCCCCGGCACGGCCCGGAGTCCGCGGCCTTCTCGCACGGCGCGGCCACGCCCGGCTCCGCGCCCTGA
- a CDS encoding class II glutamine amidotransferase: MCRLFGLSAAPLRVRATFWLLEAPDSLARQSRREPDGTGLGWFDADGTPRVDKQPIAAYADERFAGDARERESTTFLAHVRYASTGGLDPRNTHPFEQHGRLFAHNGVVGDLPRLDAELGDHRDLVAGGTDSERLFALITKHAEALGDVGEGIAAAARWVADTLPVYAINLVLTTPTELWALRYPDTHDLYVLHRDPHGRHLEHASAAGRIRVRSGAPAEHPAVVVATERMDDNPGWQPLLPGELLHVDGGLGTSRRTVVDHPPRHPLSLSALGAHAAASQR; this comes from the coding sequence ATGTGCCGGTTGTTCGGGCTCTCCGCCGCTCCGCTGCGCGTGCGCGCGACGTTCTGGCTGCTCGAAGCGCCGGACAGCCTGGCCCGGCAGAGCCGGCGCGAGCCGGACGGCACCGGGCTCGGCTGGTTCGACGCCGACGGGACCCCGCGGGTCGACAAGCAGCCGATCGCCGCCTACGCAGACGAGCGGTTCGCCGGCGACGCCCGCGAACGCGAGTCCACCACCTTCCTCGCGCACGTCCGCTACGCCTCGACCGGCGGCCTCGACCCGCGCAACACCCACCCGTTCGAGCAGCACGGCCGGCTGTTCGCGCACAACGGTGTCGTCGGCGACCTCCCCCGCCTCGACGCCGAACTCGGTGACCACCGCGACCTGGTCGCCGGCGGCACCGACTCCGAGCGGTTGTTCGCGCTGATCACCAAGCACGCCGAGGCGCTGGGCGACGTCGGCGAGGGCATCGCCGCCGCCGCGCGGTGGGTCGCCGACACCCTGCCGGTCTACGCGATCAACCTGGTGCTGACGACGCCGACCGAGCTGTGGGCGCTGCGCTACCCGGACACGCACGACCTGTACGTGCTGCACCGCGATCCCCACGGCCGGCACCTGGAGCACGCGAGCGCCGCCGGCCGGATCCGGGTCCGGTCCGGCGCGCCGGCCGAGCACCCGGCCGTCGTGGTCGCCACCGAGCGGATGGACGACAACCCGGGCTGGCAGCCGCTGCTGCCCGGCGAGCTGCTGCACGTCGACGGCGGGCTGGGCACGTCCCGGCGCACGGTCGTCGACCACCCGCCGCGCCACCCGCTGTCCCTGAGCGCGCTCGGCGCGCACGCCGCCGCGTCCCAACGGTGA
- a CDS encoding peptidase inhibitor family I36 protein, with protein sequence MFRNAVRMALVLPVAALAAVLAPAAHAQSDPGPVAEISQERGYENCPNKHVCAYSQPKGQGNQWVKHQSASGKYDLPWAGRSVYNRTDKFITFYRQKGCKGSWFKLAPGQHSDYAGGAPMGSQVWCISIP encoded by the coding sequence ATGTTCCGCAACGCTGTCCGCATGGCCCTCGTCCTACCCGTGGCGGCCCTGGCCGCGGTGCTCGCGCCGGCCGCCCACGCGCAGTCCGATCCCGGCCCGGTCGCCGAGATCTCCCAGGAGCGCGGGTACGAGAACTGTCCGAACAAGCACGTCTGCGCCTACTCCCAGCCCAAGGGCCAGGGGAACCAGTGGGTGAAACACCAGAGCGCGTCGGGCAAGTACGACCTGCCGTGGGCCGGGCGGTCGGTGTACAACCGGACCGACAAGTTCATCACCTTCTACCGCCAGAAGGGCTGCAAGGGCAGCTGGTTCAAGCTGGCACCCGGCCAGCACAGCGACTACGCGGGCGGAGCGCCGATGGGCTCCCAGGTGTGGTGCATCTCCATCCCCTGA